ACTCCGGCTCAGTTCAGCCAATGAGATAAGCAAGGGTTATGAATAACGGGTAGCAATCGCCTTTGTTCAGTCCCCATAGTACCCCAGCGATGACTTTTGCAAGAGGTCTAATGATTCCAGTGGCATCGGCGAGATTGAGCAACGGAGTCAGACCGCCGCGTGCGTCGCCACCTGCGCCGTGCAGCATCACCACCAACGGTGCGGGTCGGGAAGCTTGGTAGTTTTTAGGCACGTAGAGGAGTCCGTCGCGCTTAGTGGAAAGCCCCAATGGTTGCAGACCGCTTGGTGCCGTTCTTGTCGGTGGCATTGGTCGTGCCAGTAAGCGTCCGTTCATAGATGCTTGATCCTGATTCTGTGGTTTATCTGTTCTCATTGATCTAATTCTCTCCATAGAGTTAGTGGTACAGGCTGATCCAATTGCTCCAGTGATGCCTACCAAAAACATTCCCAGTAGGTGCCTTCGCCTTAATCGCAAACCGATGTCGGTTTTCTGCTTCAGCATGATGCCCTTGCTTCTCCTGTTGTGAAAAGTGAATTTTTCTCCCGGCACCAATGAGAGCAAATGACATCTTGCACTAGATAAGCAAAATGTTCTCGATTAGCCATTACACTTCCAATAGATTCTGATGTCAATCTTTGGGAGTAAAAATTCAGGATTTTCTCGCCTTTGTGATCGGTAAATAAGGAGACTTTTTCTTGTGCCGATATTAACAGTTGAGCGTTACAAATCCAATCTTTAGATATAGGTAAAATGCAATCCTAACGACAGACAATACCAGCCAATGTACTCGATAGCATGAAATTGAAGCAACGTCATTGAGAACTATTCATTATGAAGACTTCAACCATCAATACTGCTAAAACTCCTACGGTCGCTCCAGCTTACAACGGTGCGGATCGTAATGCCTGGATTTTTGGCTGGAACCCACAGCAAGAGCTATGGAACGGTCGTCTAGCAATGCTTGGTTTTGTCGCCTATCTTCTTTGGGATCTGGCTGGTTATAGCGTTCTTCGGGATGTACTCCACCTAGTTCGCTAGAAGTTGAATTGTCAGTTACAAGCTGTCTTTTGTTTCTCTAACAGCAGTAAAACACTTGTTTAGTCCACGCCAAAAATTTTTGAAAATCAAAATATTGCTATGCAAACATCAAAATCTTCAGATTCCTCAATTCGTTACAGCGCTCTAGGCTTAGGTCTCCTTTTCTTGTTACTTGGCTTAGCTGGATTTGTCCCTAGTTTTTTCACTGCTTCTGAGAACCTTACCTCCGAACCAGGCTTCGGCTATATATTCGGCGTATTCCCCACCAACTATTTTCATAATGCAATTGGCATTTTAGTGGGTGTTTGGGGAATTGCTGCATTTACTAGCTTAAGCGGAGCAATTGTGTTCAATCGCATCTTCGCTCTCCTCTATGCAGCAGGTGCTATTTTAGGATTGCTGCCCTTTGCAAATACCCTGTTTGGGCTGACACCACTTTTTGGAAATAATATCTGGCTGAAT
This genomic interval from Funiculus sociatus GB2-C1 contains the following:
- a CDS encoding chlorophyll a/b-binding protein; amino-acid sequence: MKTSTINTAKTPTVAPAYNGADRNAWIFGWNPQQELWNGRLAMLGFVAYLLWDLAGYSVLRDVLHLVR
- a CDS encoding DUF4383 domain-containing protein, giving the protein MQTSKSSDSSIRYSALGLGLLFLLLGLAGFVPSFFTASENLTSEPGFGYIFGVFPTNYFHNAIGILVGVWGIAAFTSLSGAIVFNRIFALLYAAGAILGLLPFANTLFGLTPLFGNNIWLNALTAAIAFYFGFVKSAEIGMSSSSNAQPSV